One genomic window of [Clostridium] scindens ATCC 35704 includes the following:
- a CDS encoding gluconokinase, with protein MRILALEASTTSAKAMLYDTESRTYEEKIKAYGKMYDEEVLHDADKVFDCMAKIGRALAGGREISIISLSGTWHSVLLCDRRMRPATPVYPWSYTGAAPLCGRLREDAGFVEDYYQKTGCMVNATYPFFKLLSLREQGYDLKDYYIMGQGTYNTYRLTGERVASRCMISGTGLMNIHTREYDDEILKMAGIARSQLSRLTESNHTQPLSEEGARILGLRPGIPVIVANSDGGLNQIGVGAIKENVMTFSVGTSGAMRNSTAKPMIPKSPSTWCYLSPKGWLSGAATAGCCNCIDWFVEHVAAGKPDYSQLEQGEDKILDTPIFLPFLFGERCPGWNDKRGGGFAGLKAGHDIKDMYRGVQQGILFNLYHCYRLLTEVAGEPEKIKLSGGILHSRVWTQMCADIFGKEMEIDQSKQSSLMGAVILAREIIGDLKDISDYEPSVKATVRPDMARNERYRKQFERYLQMYTSMEQE; from the coding sequence ATGCGGATATTAGCCCTGGAGGCAAGTACGACATCGGCGAAAGCCATGCTCTACGACACGGAGAGCAGAACGTATGAAGAGAAGATAAAAGCATATGGGAAAATGTATGATGAGGAAGTGCTTCACGATGCAGACAAGGTGTTTGACTGCATGGCGAAGATTGGAAGAGCGCTGGCCGGGGGCAGGGAGATTTCCATTATTTCATTAAGCGGGACATGGCACAGCGTCCTGCTCTGCGACCGTAGGATGCGGCCGGCAACACCTGTCTATCCCTGGTCCTATACCGGTGCGGCCCCGCTTTGCGGCCGGCTTAGGGAAGATGCCGGTTTTGTAGAAGACTATTACCAGAAGACAGGCTGCATGGTGAATGCCACCTATCCATTTTTCAAACTTCTTTCTCTCAGGGAGCAAGGATACGATCTGAAAGACTACTATATCATGGGGCAGGGAACCTATAACACCTACCGGCTGACCGGAGAGCGGGTGGCCTCTCGATGCATGATATCCGGGACAGGGCTTATGAATATACATACCAGGGAATACGATGATGAGATTCTTAAGATGGCGGGAATCGCCAGAAGCCAGCTGTCCCGGCTTACAGAAAGCAATCATACGCAGCCATTATCCGAAGAAGGAGCGAGGATTCTGGGGCTACGCCCGGGGATTCCGGTGATTGTGGCCAATTCTGACGGAGGCCTGAACCAGATCGGCGTTGGCGCGATTAAGGAAAATGTGATGACCTTCTCCGTGGGAACCAGCGGAGCCATGCGGAACAGTACCGCCAAGCCGATGATTCCCAAATCGCCATCCACCTGGTGCTACCTGTCGCCTAAGGGCTGGCTTAGCGGGGCCGCAACGGCAGGGTGCTGCAACTGTATTGACTGGTTTGTGGAACACGTGGCGGCTGGCAAGCCGGACTATAGCCAGCTGGAGCAAGGGGAAGACAAGATTCTGGATACGCCCATATTCCTTCCGTTCCTCTTTGGGGAGCGATGTCCCGGATGGAATGACAAAAGAGGCGGCGGATTTGCCGGACTTAAGGCCGGCCATGACATTAAGGATATGTACAGGGGCGTACAGCAGGGAATCTTATTTAATCTCTATCATTGCTACAGGCTTCTTACGGAAGTGGCAGGGGAGCCTGAGAAGATAAAACTATCAGGGGGGATTCTCCATTCCAGGGTATGGACGCAGATGTGCGCCGATATCTTTGGAAAAGAGATGGAGATAGATCAATCCAAGCAAAGTTCCCTGATGGGCGCGGTCATACTGGCACGGGAAATCATAGGGGATCTTAAGGATATTTCCGACTATGAGCCGAGCGTAAAGGCTACCGTGAGGCCGGATATGGCAAGGAATGAACGGTATAGGAAGCAGTTTGAGAGGTATTTGCAGATGTATACAAGCATGGAGCAAGAATAG
- a CDS encoding zinc-dependent alcohol dehydrogenase, translated as MKALVYEGAKKAVLEEVEEPKKREGTVKLDIKYCGICGSDIGIYLGTHPRAKAPLVFGHEFLGIVAEDGQKFKKGDRVVPFPLLSCGQCRACRTGNEHVCNTLGLIGIDKDGGVCERIYVDENVLYKVPDGISDKAATVIEPLAVIVRAIHQSGFKTMDTCVVIGAGPIGMLTGIVLKFAGASKVFISDVAAKRLDQARAFGLIPVNPVKEDLEQVVKDATDGEGCDTLFECSGAAAAAMQMTDITRVSGNICIVSVHKAPHEVMLRDVNFKEQHIVGTRVYTREEFKEAVELSGLLEEQLEQVVTHVVPLKDSEKVFDMIADGACGTIKVIVDCQDR; from the coding sequence ATGAAAGCATTAGTGTATGAAGGCGCCAAAAAGGCCGTGCTAGAGGAAGTGGAAGAACCGAAGAAGAGGGAAGGCACGGTAAAACTGGATATAAAGTACTGTGGAATATGCGGATCTGACATTGGAATCTATCTTGGGACGCATCCCAGAGCCAAGGCGCCGCTGGTTTTCGGGCATGAGTTTCTGGGGATTGTGGCAGAAGACGGACAGAAGTTCAAGAAAGGCGACCGGGTAGTACCGTTTCCGCTGCTATCCTGCGGACAATGCAGAGCCTGCAGGACAGGGAACGAGCATGTATGCAATACCCTGGGACTGATCGGCATTGATAAGGACGGCGGCGTGTGCGAACGGATCTATGTGGATGAGAACGTGCTGTACAAGGTTCCAGACGGGATAAGCGATAAGGCGGCGACAGTCATCGAGCCTTTAGCGGTGATCGTAAGAGCGATCCACCAATCCGGCTTCAAGACGATGGACACCTGCGTCGTGATCGGAGCGGGTCCCATCGGCATGCTGACGGGAATCGTGCTGAAGTTTGCAGGCGCTTCCAAGGTATTTATCTCGGATGTGGCTGCAAAAAGACTGGATCAGGCAAGGGCGTTCGGCCTGATTCCGGTGAACCCAGTCAAGGAAGACCTGGAACAAGTCGTAAAAGACGCCACGGACGGGGAAGGATGCGATACCCTGTTCGAATGCAGCGGCGCGGCCGCAGCTGCCATGCAGATGACGGATATTACAAGGGTAAGCGGTAATATCTGCATCGTATCGGTACATAAGGCGCCTCATGAGGTCATGCTTCGGGATGTGAACTTTAAGGAGCAGCATATTGTAGGAACCAGGGTCTACACCAGAGAAGAATTCAAGGAGGCGGTGGAACTATCCGGGCTTCTGGAAGAACAGCTGGAACAGGTAGTAACCCATGTGGTTCCGCTAAAAGACAGCGAGAAGGTATTCGACATGATCGCGGATGGAGCGTGCGGCACGATCAAGGTGATCGTGGACTGCCAGGACAGATAG
- a CDS encoding GntR family transcriptional regulator gives MSEKKSKEQETKETMVDTICRNIRRDIIAHELRPGQKINVKELAARYGTSETPVKIALNRLLSEQIVENFPRHGMKIKSIDEEEAKEIFSLRLMMDLYYTKEIIEAVHTNNTLREALENNVNEHYEIMKKYENENTVEKYMENYIHDAKFHELYLKCSGNRKLVELYHSVNPFIYSNYIFRKQSKEKDFAGVEEHRKIIQAIFDEDEERLRECLKEHINNAVKAISMIIKIDKML, from the coding sequence ATGAGCGAGAAGAAGTCGAAAGAGCAAGAGACAAAAGAAACCATGGTTGATACCATATGCCGAAATATACGCAGGGATATTATTGCCCATGAGTTAAGGCCAGGACAGAAGATCAATGTAAAAGAACTGGCGGCCAGGTATGGGACCAGCGAGACGCCGGTAAAGATAGCCTTAAACCGGCTTTTGTCCGAGCAGATCGTGGAGAATTTCCCCCGCCATGGAATGAAGATAAAGTCGATAGACGAGGAAGAGGCTAAGGAGATATTCAGCCTGAGGCTGATGATGGATCTTTATTATACCAAGGAGATCATTGAGGCCGTACATACGAACAATACGCTCAGGGAAGCGCTTGAGAATAATGTGAATGAGCATTATGAGATCATGAAGAAGTATGAGAATGAGAATACGGTAGAAAAATATATGGAGAATTATATCCATGATGCCAAATTCCATGAATTGTACCTGAAATGCTCGGGGAACAGGAAACTGGTAGAATTATACCATAGCGTGAATCCTTTCATATACAGCAATTATATTTTCCGGAAACAGTCTAAGGAGAAAGATTTTGCAGGAGTAGAAGAACACAGGAAGATTATCCAGGCAATCTTTGACGAGGATGAAGAGCGGCTCAGGGAATGCCTGAAAGAGCATATTAATAATGCGGTAAAGGCGATCAGCATGATTATTAAGATTGATAAGATGCTGTAA
- the uraA gene encoding uracil permease: MESRKIIQIEDKVPFRLLVPLSIQHMFAMFGASVLVPFLFGISPAIVLFMNGVGTLLFILITKGRAPAYLGSSFAFLAPAGIVISEMGYPYALGGFVAVGFCGCVLALIIYKFGSDWIDVVLPPAAMGPVVALIGLELSGSAAGNAGLLEKTVDPKNVIVFVVTLGVAIFGNILFRGFLSVVPILIAVIAGYMAALCCGIVDFTEVSKASIFAMPNFQMPKFSMEAILIILPVLLVITSEHIGHQVVTSKIVGRDLLKNPGLHRSLLGDNLSTMLSGCIGSVPTTTYGENIGVMAVTKVYSVRVIAGAAVLSIICSFVGKLSTLIQTIPGPVIGGISFLLYGMIGASGIRILVDSKVDYGRSRNLTLTSVVFVTGLSGISVKFGNIQLTGMVLACVVGMALSLVFYILDKLKLTNDREEA; encoded by the coding sequence ATGGAAAGTCGAAAAATCATCCAGATAGAGGACAAGGTTCCTTTCCGGCTGCTGGTTCCGTTAAGCATCCAGCATATGTTTGCCATGTTCGGGGCATCCGTGCTGGTGCCGTTCCTGTTTGGAATCAGCCCTGCCATCGTGCTGTTCATGAATGGCGTGGGGACATTGCTGTTTATCTTAATCACCAAGGGAAGGGCGCCGGCTTATCTGGGTTCCAGTTTTGCCTTTCTTGCGCCGGCGGGAATCGTTATCAGCGAGATGGGGTATCCGTATGCGCTGGGAGGATTCGTCGCTGTGGGATTCTGCGGCTGCGTCCTTGCGCTGATCATCTATAAATTCGGGTCAGACTGGATTGATGTGGTGCTGCCTCCGGCCGCTATGGGACCGGTGGTTGCGCTGATCGGGCTGGAACTGTCGGGGAGCGCAGCCGGCAATGCGGGACTGCTGGAGAAGACGGTAGACCCCAAGAACGTGATCGTATTCGTGGTGACGCTAGGAGTGGCGATCTTCGGAAACATCCTTTTCCGAGGCTTTCTTTCTGTGGTACCGATATTGATTGCGGTGATCGCAGGGTATATGGCTGCGCTTTGCTGCGGCATCGTTGATTTTACGGAAGTGTCAAAGGCGTCCATCTTTGCCATGCCGAATTTTCAGATGCCGAAGTTCAGCATGGAGGCCATCCTGATCATCCTTCCGGTACTGCTGGTGATTACATCGGAACACATTGGACACCAGGTAGTAACAAGCAAGATTGTAGGGCGTGATCTTTTGAAGAACCCGGGGCTTCACCGGTCTTTACTGGGGGACAACCTTTCTACCATGCTATCCGGATGCATCGGCTCCGTACCGACCACGACTTATGGCGAGAACATTGGCGTGATGGCTGTCACCAAGGTATATAGCGTAAGGGTGATCGCAGGCGCTGCCGTCCTTTCCATTATCTGTTCCTTCGTAGGGAAGCTTTCCACTTTGATCCAGACGATCCCGGGACCAGTCATCGGGGGCATATCCTTTCTCCTGTACGGTATGATTGGCGCATCCGGCATCCGTATCCTGGTGGATTCCAAGGTGGATTATGGACGTTCCAGGAACCTGACGCTGACAAGTGTGGTATTTGTAACCGGACTGTCTGGAATCTCGGTAAAGTTTGGAAATATTCAGCTGACAGGCATGGTGCTGGCCTGTGTGGTAGGAATGGCGCTGAGCCTGGTATTCTATATCCTTGACAAATTAAAATTAACGAATGACAGGGAAGAGGCATAA
- the xylB gene encoding xylulokinase, translating to MLYIGVDLGTSAVKLLLMDEEGKIRNIVSKEYPLFFPHPGWSEQRPQDWFEQSMEGIRELTEECDKEEVAGISFGGQMHGLVALDKDDNVIRPAILWNDGRTGEETDYLNRVIGKERLSAYTANIAFAGFTAPKILWMKKHEPENFGKISKIMLPKDYLAYKLSGSFCTDVSDASGMLLMDVKNRCWSEEMLDICGITKAQLPALHESYEVVGTLRPGIAEELGLPKSVKVIAGAGDNAAAAVGTGTVGEGRCNISLGTSGTIFISSKKFGVDEHNALHSFAHADGNYHLMGCMLSAAACNKWWSEEILKSKDFAAEQSGITRLGENHVFYLPYLMGERSPHNNPDARAMFIGMSMDTTREDMTQAVLEGVTFGLRDSLEVARSIGIQIERTKICGGGAKSPLWKKIIANVMNMNVDVIESEEGPALGAAMLAAVGCKAYPDVETIAKKLVKVVDTVEPDSELVAKYEERYQKFRRIYPTVKELY from the coding sequence ATGCTATATATAGGAGTAGATCTGGGAACTTCAGCGGTAAAACTGCTGCTGATGGATGAAGAAGGCAAAATACGCAATATCGTTTCCAAAGAATATCCCCTGTTCTTTCCGCACCCGGGCTGGTCGGAGCAGAGGCCGCAGGACTGGTTCGAACAGTCCATGGAAGGCATCCGGGAACTGACCGAGGAGTGTGACAAAGAAGAAGTCGCAGGCATCAGCTTCGGCGGACAGATGCATGGGCTGGTGGCGCTGGATAAGGATGACAATGTTATCCGCCCGGCCATACTGTGGAATGACGGACGGACAGGAGAAGAGACGGATTACCTGAATCGGGTGATCGGCAAGGAAAGATTGTCCGCTTATACGGCGAACATCGCATTTGCGGGATTTACCGCGCCGAAGATTCTCTGGATGAAGAAGCATGAGCCGGAGAATTTTGGGAAAATCAGCAAAATCATGCTTCCCAAGGATTATCTGGCCTACAAACTGTCCGGCTCTTTCTGCACGGATGTATCTGACGCGTCAGGGATGCTGCTGATGGATGTAAAGAACAGATGCTGGTCAGAGGAAATGCTGGATATCTGCGGCATTACAAAAGCGCAGCTGCCTGCGCTGCATGAAAGCTACGAAGTGGTGGGCACGCTAAGGCCCGGGATTGCCGAAGAATTGGGGCTGCCAAAGTCGGTAAAAGTAATCGCAGGCGCGGGGGACAATGCGGCGGCTGCAGTCGGAACCGGAACGGTAGGAGAGGGAAGATGCAATATTTCCCTTGGAACCTCGGGAACCATCTTCATTTCCAGCAAGAAGTTCGGCGTGGATGAGCATAACGCCCTGCATTCCTTTGCCCACGCGGACGGCAATTATCATCTGATGGGCTGTATGCTGAGCGCGGCCGCCTGCAACAAATGGTGGAGCGAGGAGATATTAAAGTCCAAGGACTTTGCCGCGGAGCAGTCCGGTATTACCAGGCTTGGCGAGAATCATGTATTTTATCTTCCGTACCTGATGGGTGAGCGTTCCCCGCATAATAACCCGGATGCCCGCGCCATGTTCATCGGAATGTCCATGGATACCACAAGGGAGGACATGACCCAGGCCGTGCTGGAAGGCGTCACATTCGGCCTTCGGGATTCCCTGGAAGTGGCAAGAAGCATTGGCATCCAGATCGAGCGCACGAAGATCTGCGGAGGCGGAGCCAAAAGCCCGCTGTGGAAGAAGATCATCGCAAATGTGATGAACATGAACGTAGATGTGATCGAGAGCGAGGAAGGACCGGCGCTTGGCGCGGCCATGCTGGCGGCAGTGGGCTGCAAAGCCTACCCGGATGTGGAGACGATCGCCAAAAAACTGGTAAAAGTAGTAGATACGGTAGAACCAGATTCGGAACTGGTGGCAAAATACGAGGAAAGGTATCAGAAGTTCCGGAGGATATATCCTACGGTGAAGGAATTATATTAA
- a CDS encoding L-fucose/L-arabinose isomerase family protein produces the protein MSNMPEVKIAVVAVSRDCFPESLSVTRRENLMKAYQEKYGEEGIYECPICIVESEIHMVQALEDTRKAGCNALAVYLGNFGPEIAETLLAKHFDGPKMFLAAAEETGGSLLDGRGDAYCGMLNASYNLKLRNIKAYIPEYPVGDAGECADMIHEFLPIARAIIGLSNLKIISFGPRPLNFLACNAPIKQLYNLGVEIEENSELDLFEAFHKHDGDERIPGVVREMEEELGEGNKKPEILAKLAQYELTLKDWVEEHKGYRKYVAIAGKCWPAFQTQFGFVPCYVNSRLTAQGIPVSCEVDIYGALSEFIGTVVSGDTVTLLDINNSVPEDMFEEDIKGRFDYTRQDTFMGFHCGNTASSKLAFCEMKYQKIMARALPQEVTQGTLEGDIIPGDITFFRLQSTADSRLRAYIAHGEVLPVATRSFGGIGVFAIPEMGRFYRHVLIEGGYPHHGAVAFGHHGKTLFEVFKYIGVPVEEIGYNQPAGVRYPTENPWR, from the coding sequence ATGAGTAATATGCCAGAAGTGAAGATTGCAGTGGTGGCTGTCAGCCGCGACTGCTTCCCGGAGAGTCTGTCCGTGACGAGAAGAGAGAATCTGATGAAGGCCTATCAAGAGAAATACGGGGAGGAAGGAATCTATGAATGTCCGATCTGTATTGTAGAGAGCGAGATCCATATGGTGCAGGCACTGGAGGACACACGGAAAGCCGGGTGCAATGCATTGGCGGTTTATCTTGGCAACTTCGGGCCGGAGATAGCGGAGACCCTGCTTGCAAAGCATTTTGACGGGCCAAAGATGTTCCTGGCGGCAGCGGAGGAGACGGGCGGCAGCTTGCTGGATGGCCGCGGAGATGCCTATTGCGGAATGCTCAATGCCAGCTATAACCTGAAACTGCGGAACATAAAGGCTTACATACCGGAATATCCGGTGGGGGACGCAGGAGAATGCGCGGATATGATTCATGAATTTCTGCCCATTGCCCGGGCTATCATAGGATTGAGCAATCTGAAGATCATCAGCTTCGGGCCAAGGCCTCTGAATTTCCTTGCTTGCAATGCCCCCATCAAGCAGCTGTATAACCTGGGGGTGGAGATCGAGGAGAATTCGGAACTGGATCTGTTCGAGGCCTTTCATAAGCATGACGGGGATGAGCGGATTCCCGGCGTTGTCAGGGAGATGGAAGAGGAACTGGGAGAGGGCAATAAGAAGCCGGAGATTCTTGCGAAACTGGCACAGTACGAGCTGACGCTGAAAGACTGGGTGGAAGAACATAAGGGATACCGCAAATACGTAGCGATCGCTGGCAAGTGCTGGCCAGCGTTTCAGACCCAGTTTGGCTTCGTGCCTTGTTATGTGAACAGCCGCCTGACTGCCCAGGGCATTCCGGTATCCTGCGAGGTGGATATCTACGGGGCGCTGAGCGAATTCATCGGAACTGTAGTGAGCGGCGATACGGTAACCCTGCTTGACATCAACAATTCCGTGCCCGAAGATATGTTTGAAGAGGATATCAAGGGCAGATTCGATTATACCAGACAGGATACGTTCATGGGATTCCACTGCGGCAATACGGCCTCGTCCAAACTGGCATTCTGTGAGATGAAGTATCAGAAGATCATGGCAAGGGCGCTTCCCCAGGAGGTGACGCAGGGAACTCTGGAAGGAGATATCATTCCGGGAGACATTACCTTCTTCCGGCTGCAAAGTACCGCGGATAGCCGTCTGAGGGCCTACATCGCCCACGGAGAGGTGCTGCCTGTCGCAACCCGCTCCTTTGGCGGCATTGGAGTATTTGCGATTCCCGAGATGGGAAGGTTCTACCGCCATGTATTGATCGAAGGCGGATATCCGCACCATGGCGCTGTTGCGTTCGGCCACCACGGAAAGACCTTGTTCGAGGTGTTCAAGTATATCGGCGTGCCGGTGGAAGAGATTGGCTATAATCAGCCTGCCGGCGTCAGATATCCGACGGAAAATCCCTGGCGATAA
- a CDS encoding DUF4867 family protein, with protein MEIRKVTDPSFGVYGKVLKGYGFDRLLKEMGHTPVPDDGVIYVASVEELEGLPVAAKLKERAYGGLPIQIGYCNGNNNKLNALEYHRSSEIDIAASDLILLLGRQQDIEADYTYDTERAEAYYVPAGTAVELYATTLHYAPCTAQENGFRCVIVLPKETNTDLDFKPGKDGEDRLLAARNKWLIAHKEAAIEGAFCGLKGENITL; from the coding sequence ATGGAGATTCGCAAGGTAACAGATCCGTCTTTTGGCGTATACGGAAAGGTGCTTAAAGGTTATGGCTTTGACCGGCTGCTGAAAGAGATGGGACACACGCCGGTACCGGATGACGGCGTCATCTATGTGGCGTCCGTGGAGGAACTGGAAGGACTGCCTGTGGCGGCGAAACTGAAAGAACGGGCATATGGAGGCCTGCCCATCCAGATCGGCTATTGCAATGGCAATAATAATAAGCTGAATGCGCTGGAGTACCATCGTTCCTCGGAGATAGACATTGCGGCCAGCGATCTGATTCTGCTTCTGGGACGGCAGCAGGATATAGAGGCGGATTACACCTATGATACGGAAAGGGCAGAGGCATATTATGTTCCGGCCGGGACGGCGGTGGAACTATATGCGACGACGCTTCACTATGCGCCTTGTACAGCACAGGAAAATGGGTTTAGATGCGTCATCGTACTGCCGAAAGAAACCAATACAGACCTGGACTTTAAGCCTGGAAAGGATGGAGAGGATCGGCTTCTGGCGGCCAGGAACAAATGGCTGATCGCCCATAAGGAGGCCGCGATCGAAGGTGCTTTCTGCGGGTTAAAAGGAGAAAATATTACACTATAA
- a CDS encoding AraC family transcriptional regulator, whose amino-acid sequence MEYSHEFIMPNDDIPFKMFVFEGKDGNYVREKHWHRSVEIFALFEGELRFFLNEKEYPLKPGEFMLVNSNEIHSIQSPKANRTIVLQIPLVTFENYYTEERFIYFSHSSRLQDEEVMRLIEDMYETYARRDCGYELKVLGQFYLLVYLLVTKYREMEVSMDLVRQNKKLNKLSAITAYMEDHYTKDLSLESLAKIFGYSPTYLSRMFQKYARTNYKTYLDHIRLEYAYKDLVNTSDAIGEIASNNGFANSKAFAKVFKRKYGMLPSEYRKRQAETQVVT is encoded by the coding sequence ATGGAGTATTCACATGAGTTCATCATGCCCAATGACGACATTCCATTTAAGATGTTCGTATTCGAAGGCAAGGACGGCAACTACGTCAGGGAGAAGCACTGGCATCGGTCGGTAGAGATATTTGCGCTGTTCGAGGGAGAATTAAGATTCTTCCTGAATGAGAAGGAATACCCGCTTAAGCCCGGGGAATTCATGCTGGTCAATTCCAATGAGATTCATTCCATCCAATCCCCAAAGGCCAACCGGACCATTGTGCTTCAGATACCGCTTGTCACGTTCGAAAATTACTATACGGAGGAACGTTTCATCTATTTCTCCCATAGTTCCAGACTTCAGGACGAGGAAGTGATGCGCCTCATCGAAGATATGTATGAAACATATGCCCGCCGGGACTGCGGCTATGAATTGAAAGTTCTGGGCCAGTTCTACCTGCTGGTGTATCTTCTGGTGACCAAATACCGTGAGATGGAGGTCAGCATGGATCTGGTGCGCCAGAATAAGAAGTTGAATAAGCTCTCCGCTATCACGGCATACATGGAGGATCACTATACCAAAGACTTATCCCTGGAGAGCCTGGCGAAGATCTTCGGCTATTCGCCCACCTATCTGTCCAGGATGTTTCAGAAGTATGCCAGGACCAATTATAAAACCTATCTGGATCATATCAGGCTGGAATATGCATACAAGGATTTGGTGAACACATCGGATGCGATTGGCGAGATCGCCAGTAATAACGGATTTGCCAACAGCAAGGCTTTTGCGAAGGTATTCAAAAGAAAATATGGCATGCTGCCAAGCGAATATAGAAAGCGCCAGGCAGAGACTCAAGTGGTGACGTAA
- a CDS encoding carbohydrate kinase family protein produces the protein MENKKAVGTGMPEIVVIGAAIMDVLARPADEAVFRTGSSPMEDICMSTGGDALNEAVILARMGKKVRLETVLGDDHAGRMIREMCIEEGIAVEPRQIRPEMPTGINVVLIKEDGERSFLTNANGSLRRLKIEDVRMPFPEGAKILSFASIFVFPEIDCRGLKKIFAQAKSQGMTVCADMTKRKLGETVEDIKEALECVDYILPNEEEACLVTGKDTAEEAAERLLEAGVKNVVIKCGARGCLVRNRRECYRVLAKPGVRCIDTTGAGDSFAAGFIYALSKGRTLRECAEYANACGARAVQVLGATGWIQAGASDKPCENGG, from the coding sequence ATGGAGAACAAGAAAGCAGTTGGGACAGGGATGCCTGAAATAGTGGTGATAGGAGCGGCAATTATGGACGTGCTTGCGAGGCCGGCGGACGAAGCAGTGTTTCGTACGGGCTCAAGTCCCATGGAGGATATATGCATGTCTACCGGGGGAGACGCATTGAACGAGGCTGTGATCTTGGCCAGAATGGGGAAAAAGGTCCGTCTGGAGACGGTACTTGGGGATGACCATGCAGGCCGGATGATCCGGGAGATGTGCATAGAAGAGGGGATCGCGGTAGAGCCCCGGCAGATACGCCCTGAGATGCCTACGGGAATCAACGTGGTCCTGATCAAGGAAGACGGGGAACGCAGTTTCCTCACCAATGCCAATGGAAGCCTCAGAAGGCTTAAAATAGAAGATGTCAGGATGCCATTCCCGGAAGGGGCAAAGATTCTTAGCTTTGCCAGCATCTTTGTGTTTCCTGAGATTGACTGCAGGGGCCTTAAGAAGATATTTGCCCAGGCAAAGAGCCAGGGGATGACGGTGTGCGCGGATATGACCAAGAGGAAACTCGGCGAGACGGTGGAGGATATCAAAGAGGCGCTGGAATGTGTAGATTACATTCTGCCAAATGAGGAGGAGGCATGCCTGGTGACCGGGAAGGACACGGCCGAAGAAGCGGCAGAGCGCCTGCTTGAGGCAGGCGTGAAGAATGTCGTCATCAAATGCGGGGCCAGAGGATGCCTGGTAAGGAACAGAAGGGAATGCTACAGAGTGTTGGCAAAGCCGGGGGTTAGATGCATCGATACCACCGGGGCCGGAGACAGTTTTGCCGCAGGGTTTATCTACGCATTATCGAAAGGCAGGACGCTGCGGGAATGCGCCGAATACGCAAATGCATGCGGGGCCAGGGCGGTCCAGGTATTGGGAGCGACCGGGTGGATACAGGCTGGCGCTTCAGATAAACCCTGTGAAAATGGAGGATAA